Proteins from a genomic interval of Rosa chinensis cultivar Old Blush chromosome 2, RchiOBHm-V2, whole genome shotgun sequence:
- the LOC112190269 gene encoding 2Fe-2S ferredoxin: MVVSRFSGLGRQMIKYLRKGPLTFSPKAGNLCASYNYFSHTLTPRTFSTTTAHEEGNKQIEEISVIFVDNDGEKHVKVPVGKSILEAAHENDIELEGACEGSCACSTCHVIVRDLEYYNKLEDPTDEENDMLDLAFGLTETSRLGCQVIATPELDGICLELPAATRNFAVDKYAKAT, encoded by the exons ATGGTTGTTTCTAGATTTTCGGGCCTCGGCAGGCAGATGATCAAGTACCTCAGAAAAG GTCCATTGACATTTTCACCAAAGGCAGGAAACTTATGTGCAAGTTACAATTATTTTTCCCATACTTTG ACGCCTCGTACTTTTTCTACAACAACCGCTCATGAGGAAGGGAACAAACAAATAGAAGA AATATCTGTGATATTTGTTGATAACGATGGGGAGAAGCATGTTAAAGTTCCTGTTGGAAAGTCTATACTAGAAGCTGCTCATGAAAATGATATTGAACTTGAAG GAGCATGTGAAGGATCCTGTGCTTGTTCTACATGCCATGTGATTGTGAGA GATTTGGAGTACTACAATAAACTGGAAGATCCCACTGATGAGGAAAATGACATGCTGGACCTTGCATTCGGGCTCACAGAGAC GTCTCGTCTGGGTTGTCAAGTGATTGCAACACCTGAACTCGATGGAATATGCCTTGAACTGCCCGCAGCCACGCGGAACTTTGCTGTCGACAAGTATGCCAAAGCCACCTAG